In Dehalococcoidia bacterium, one genomic interval encodes:
- a CDS encoding CvpA family protein, with product MNWLDPVIVLVVAWFAVNAFRAGIIREVVTLIGLVVGIVAAGLYYDSLAQEVLLFIDNEVAARALGFVLLLGSLFLMGQLVAYLLRGLASLLMLGWADQLLGLAFGVLKGLLLVQALLVLFVTYPQLGLDKAVEDSALAPHFLDSSRPLLQLLPDEFSPSAWQVRQPPAAD from the coding sequence ATGAACTGGCTTGATCCCGTCATCGTCTTGGTGGTGGCCTGGTTCGCCGTCAATGCGTTCCGAGCCGGGATCATCAGAGAGGTGGTGACCCTGATAGGCCTTGTGGTAGGCATCGTTGCGGCCGGGCTCTATTACGACAGCCTGGCCCAGGAGGTGCTCCTGTTCATTGACAACGAGGTGGCGGCCCGCGCCCTGGGATTCGTGCTCCTGCTGGGGTCATTGTTCCTGATGGGCCAGCTGGTGGCCTACCTGCTGCGAGGGCTGGCATCCCTCCTGATGTTGGGCTGGGCCGATCAGCTGTTGGGGCTGGCCTTCGGCGTGCTGAAGGGACTGCTGCTGGTGCAGGCGCTGCTGGTCCTCTTCGTAACCTATCCCCAGCTAGGGCTGGACAAGGCGGTGGAGGACTCGGCCCTGGCCCCCCACTTCCTGGACAGCTCACGGCCCCTGCTGCAACTGCTGCCCGACGAGTTCAGCCCCTCGGCCTGGCAGGTGCGCCAGCCACCGGCGGCCGATTGA
- a CDS encoding phosphatase PAP2 family protein has translation MARGQAPTRAGARLVLMSRPPLWVWPLLAGFVATAVLASRADYFPADLWTSHRIQELDAAAYVRAVEVASALTEPPWVVLAVLLATAVLAWRRLWAEGVALVLAQAIRAVNSLVKEVVGRPRPSPALVDVREFPDTASFPSGHVVSALVAYGLIFYLAGKLLPWPWARWALRLLCIYVIAFTCMERIHTGAHWLSDVYGAFLMTVPLMVLAWKLVPRHRYL, from the coding sequence ATGGCTCGTGGCCAGGCGCCGACGCGGGCAGGGGCGCGGCTGGTGCTGATGTCCAGGCCGCCCCTTTGGGTCTGGCCGCTCCTGGCGGGCTTCGTGGCCACCGCCGTCCTCGCCTCCCGCGCCGACTACTTTCCCGCCGACCTGTGGACGTCCCACCGTATTCAGGAGCTGGACGCGGCCGCCTACGTGCGGGCGGTGGAGGTGGCCAGCGCCCTCACCGAGCCGCCCTGGGTGGTGCTGGCGGTGCTGCTGGCTACGGCCGTCCTGGCCTGGCGGAGACTGTGGGCGGAGGGAGTGGCCCTGGTGCTGGCCCAGGCCATACGGGCGGTCAACTCCCTGGTGAAGGAGGTGGTGGGACGACCGCGACCATCGCCGGCCCTGGTGGACGTGAGAGAGTTCCCCGACACGGCCTCCTTCCCCAGCGGCCACGTGGTCAGCGCCCTCGTAGCCTACGGCCTCATCTTCTATCTCGCCGGGAAGCTTCTGCCCTGGCCCTGGGCGCGCTGGGCCTTGAGGCTCCTTTGCATCTATGTCATCGCCTTCACCTGCATGGAGCGCATCCACACCGGTGCCCACTGGCTGAGCGATGTCTACGGCGCCTTCCTCATGACCGTCCCGTTGATGGTCCTGGCCTGGAAGCTGGTGCCCAGGCACCGTTACTTGTAG
- a CDS encoding HNH endonuclease, which produces MGLESEPVLVLNQDYDPLNVCTVRRALVLLDRGKAEVVENGRGYLHTPSLAVAVPSVIRLRYYVRRPVPNGRVSRRDVFLRDRFTCQYCGRQTRDLTLDHVIPRHRGGVHDWENVVAACRSCNHKKAGRTPQEAHMQLLQRPSRPRNLHYRMFYPYLLQQVEWRKFVPGWQDDLGA; this is translated from the coding sequence ATGGGGCTAGAGAGCGAACCAGTGCTGGTGCTCAACCAGGACTACGACCCCCTGAATGTGTGCACCGTCCGCCGTGCCCTGGTGCTGCTGGACCGGGGCAAGGCTGAGGTGGTGGAGAACGGTCGGGGCTACCTGCACACCCCCAGCCTGGCGGTGGCTGTCCCCTCCGTCATCCGTCTGCGCTACTATGTGCGTCGTCCGGTGCCCAATGGCAGGGTGAGCCGACGCGACGTCTTCCTGCGGGACCGCTTCACCTGCCAGTACTGCGGCCGACAGACCCGTGACCTGACCCTGGACCACGTCATCCCCCGCCACCGGGGCGGTGTCCACGACTGGGAGAACGTGGTGGCCGCCTGCCGCTCCTGCAATCACAAGAAGGCTGGGCGCACGCCCCAGGAGGCCCACATGCAACTCCTGCAGAGGCCATCGCGCCCCCGCAATCTGCACTATCGCATGTTCTACCCCTACCTGCTGCAGCAGGTGGAATGGCGCAAGTTCGTCCCCGGCTGGCAGGACGACTTGGGCGCTTAA